A segment of the Populus nigra chromosome 12, ddPopNigr1.1, whole genome shotgun sequence genome:
AACCAtcataaacaacaaaaagaccGACACTTTTCAGCAAAAGATCAAAACCCAGAAATAAAAAGACACATAGTAGATGAAATAACTAACCTTAGTGACAAAGATGGTGTTGGATTCTGATTTGCAAATGCAGCAATAGAAATCATTGCAAATGAAACGAAGACGAATGATGCAAGTAGAGCAGACTTCTTTATGGAGACATGGTCCATAAGCAACCCATTCAAGGGTTTCAGCACAAACAGCGCAAGTATCATCCATTTTTTGATCTGTGCAGAGATTTTGATCAAATTTGTGAATAAATCAAAATGGgcttcttattttttgttgttgttgtcaaaTGTTCATGGGAAGCTGAAAGCTTTTGACTTCGATGCAGAGAAAATTATgggttttttggtgttttctttTTCGGGAAGCCAAACAGAAATTGATCGAGAATtgcaaagaaaatgaatagGCAGGGGACAGGGCATATGTTTATGGGGAAATGGTATGGTGTAAGGACGACTAGTCGTTCGTGTAATCACTTGACTCTAGGATTGGATTTAGAgcgtttcaaaaaaaaaatataattttttttaaaaaaattatttttttatatttaaatatattaatattaaaaataaattcttaaaaaatatatattattttaatatattttcaaataaaaaatattttaaaaaataaccataacaaCTATATCAAActactaataatatttaaaatttctataaaacatattaaaaaaattagatataattaaGATGTTTCACAACTTCATTCAATTTATCTAGTGTATACCAAACTTATTAATatgctaatttaaaatttagctcctactgagttttttaaaaaatatattttatttttttattaaatcaatattattttagttctttttaaaaaaactataatttaaattaattagttaaccCGTGTCATTGATCATTTGGACCCGAATTAGGTATGCAATTGTGCATTATGCACTTAAGCCTATTTAACTGAACTGTTCGTGCAAAGTCAGAAAAAATCATGTCTATAGAGAGGAGAAAAGGGCACGACAAACATAGTTTGGATACTGCAGTagaagtttatttgtttttcctcattgttctctttttttcaacacTCTTTGGAGATGCTTGCTGCAAAGTACAAACAGCTAAACATATCACTGCTCGCAATTTCTTGACAGAGGTGGAAGAACATACTTGAAACTTGAAAGTCTCCTTGAAACATGTCCAAATAACTGAAGAGAGGATGCAGAGAGTTTTATTCTTGCAatcttaaaattgaaaatagaaTAACATGAATGTGAAAATGGCATGGCTCCGCTCCATCCAGCAAGGAATCCTGAAACAATTCTTTAACCGGCAATGAGATGTGTATTTTCATgtggttttcttctctttttttcagtcAAGTTTCTGCATGATGTTATAGGGTAATAAcacagagaagagagaaaaagctTCTCTTTTCTTGCCTGTCATGCTCTGTGaggtgtgggggggggggggggggggggtatgcCTCAGACAACACCATTAAGGAGGATGTAAAGAACCTGTAATAACTTTAACATAGATCATCTATTGATAGGACTTGTTTACATAGTACTGACTAGTTTGAAAGGCAAGCCCTTCATAGAGCAACTAGCTAATGACAGAGACTCGCAAACCTGAAACGTAGATACTAATGCATGAAGAGCCATAATCTTCAAAACAATCACACAAGACCAAACAAAAGAACAAGACATCAACTGAAACAAACTTATTGAAACTTCCACAGCTAAATCAGGTTCAAACCCCTGAATGACAGCCTCAAACCAGACCACCAGACAAGACTAGATCTGGCCTCTTGTTCATGGTGGTGAGCCAATGACACCAGTACCTGGGATCCTGACACAACCAACCCCAGGGTAAGAGCAAAACCCTGATGGCCCAAATGCAAAGACTGGGCCATTAGGAGTTGGGATAAAACCACCACTGGTACCAAAGCCCCCTAGATAGTTCTGAGGGTGGTCAACTTTCTCCTTGGTGTCCTTCAGTTTCCTTCCTGCTCCAACATTTGAGGCAAGAACCAACATGAAAATGGCAAGGATCAGAAGCATCTTTTGAGTTCTCTCCATCTTAGCACTTCTCTCAACACTTGGCTTTGACACTCTCTACTTTTCTCTCTTACTTGCAATGTAAAGAACCCTAGCCATCCCCACCCATCTTATAGTACCCGAGGTTTCTAATTTAAGTAAGTGTATGACCAACTCTTTTACAAATAGTAGTAAACATGGAAAATAGTTGGATGTGATAGTTACTACATATGTAGATACAAAATTGAAGTCTCGGGTCCATCACTGTCAAAAAAATTACTCCATCAACCATTCACCAGCtcaaatcatgtaaaaaaactttaataacctTCACTTCTCCTGAACATTATTGAAGCTTGTCTTCTATTCCTAATTCTCAAGAATCATAGTTCACAATCCttaaatactaattaattactaACCAACCGCTGCAAATGGGAGCTTTCTGGTCTGTAACAAAATAGAGCATTAAAGCATCTTGTGTTGGAAGTTACGACAGCCTACTTAAGGGCAACGTGGTCCTCTGAGTATCGAGATTCTTCCATTTCTCATAGACTTGAGCTGCCTACAAAGTTATGAACTGTAAATTTAAGCCTGAAGTGAAGGCTTTAGTCTTTGAATTTATGCGGGCCTTACCTAACAAAAACTAGAAGCTATAAAGGCCCTTCAAATGTAAGACCTCTGTTTTTCTGTCGTTAATGCAACCTTCCATTTTCCTACTCCATGGTTCGCATTTACTCACTCCTAATACATTTCTACAAAAGGATTTCACTGCAAGGAAGGCAGCTCGTAAATTTGTGACAAGAACTGTAAAATATTAGGTTGGTATAGATCTTTGTTGGAGGGAAAGTCCATCGGAAACGAACTGCACTGCCATTACCACTTCCTTGCCATGATCATTTGCCAGCTGCTACCCGCTATGACAGAGAGGGGAAGGAGgaacaagttattttttagtcatGACAGGAAACTGAACTGGCCAGACGAAAATGGGGTTGGTGGTATTTGTTGATAGAAAACTGGGGAGAGTTTCGTGGTAGTGCAATAACTTTTCTCGGTCTCCCTGGTGAACTACGAGTCTAGGACCTATTATAAGATCACTTTTACATTCCCTTACTCTCCCAGAACCCTTCAAAcagatttttttccttaatcaaATCCAGCCCATATGAATCAACAAATACAAGCACGTTCGACCCTCATGTACCAGTGTCTGTCGGCTAACATAAATTAGACTTGGAAAGCCACTTTCTATTCTCATGAGCCATTGGGTTGAGAACCAACAGAAAGCAGGCAAGACTCAGCTATGCTATGATGCGACAATCTATCGGAGAAGAATGagaataaattcaataaatataagatttgATAGCATGAAGAGATGTGGCTTGGGAATTTCATAGGAAAATAACAAAAGTGACTTGCTCCAACAATAAATTGATAATATGCAATTATACAGAGTTTAAATCGTGTCATGCATATTTCAAAACATTGATTCAAGATTATTTATCATAAGGGAAAAATTGATGCTAAGTCTGCAATAATCCAGCTTGCGCCTTCTACACTAAATTATTTTCTCAGCACACCTTGCCACACACATTTTCTTGATTCACGCTGACAAAGGAGAAAAACAAGTTGTGAGACTATGCCGTAGACATGATGCAATCAATGGCTTGCTTGCAGATGCTTGTCATTGTGGCCTCGGGTCCATAAAcctgaaaacaaaagaaattggcACAGCTCAGCTTCAAATATAACAAATACAGAGGATTTCCGGATCTGATTCTTCAAAAGTGAAGGaatggaagagaaagaaaactcTCCAAGCACATAGAGGAtcttgtgttttattcgaatcAATTCATGTATTTCAAGGTTGTGGGCAATTGAACTTTATAGTTAAAAACTCCAGTGACACTTAGGACCCTTGGGTTTCAATTTTACTAAACAATACTGAAGATGAAGTGACTTTTCTCCAATTAACAGTATGCATTTCAGCTGCTTACAGTTTTATCTAAATTCAAAAACCAATAGCCCACAAACTCAAAAGAAATCTAATGCCCAAAGAACTACAGAAAAAATAGTCATTCCGTACCTCAAGAGGTACTCCCAATTCCTCTCCCAGAGTGCGCATCTTGGCCAAACCAATCTGATAGTTTGGACCACCTCTTCGGACATAGAGGTGCATTCTTGCTGCCTTTAACTTGGATTCCTACGAGAAGAGGAAGAGTTAAACGTAGAAACAGGCAACCTAAACCAGGAAACTATTGACAGCAGTTTGAATTGATTCAATTAGACAAACCTTCTCCCTCAATGCTTGTATGATACCGTTGAAAGTAGCAGCAACATCAGTGAAGTTAGCAATGCCTCCTCCAATGAGAAGGGCTCTTTTGCGACCATCAGGATCAGCAGTTGCACACTACATTAATGATCGAGGAATATTGTTACATAATATATGAGAGACAGCATAATTGTGAGCAAGGATGCAAAAATAGAAAAGGCTTAAATTTATTGTCTCTTACATCAATGACAACTCTTGCATATTGCAAGACCTCCTCCTCGTTTGGAGCTCCACTATACTCTGCATAGTTTCCAAGCTCTGATGCATAGCCCAAATCTCCAACCTAGTTAATGGGGAAAAAAGAGTCTTACAAGTAAAATCAACAAGCACAGACCTTGCACCAACCAATAAAATAATGCCAAAAATGAGATGAGAGGCAGGTAGATTATAGCATATCCCATGGAGCACCTACAGTATCGGCATATATGACACTGGCACCACCTCCAGCTACCATCGTCCAGATTCTTCCTTTTTGGTTCAAAACAGTGAATTTCAAAGATGCACTTGTCTGTAAACACATGAATATGATTAATGCATCTAATTCATGTCCACATGGATTCCATGTCCATGCTTGAAGGTATAGGTAATTAAAAGTATGGTGAAACAGGCATTCACGTAAATTACCTTTTCATCCAGTGAGTGGATGAAGCTTTCAGTAGAACTCAGAACTCTTCCAAAAGGCAGAGGAAACTCTATGTTACCCCACCTGAATGTACcaaaatattttggatgagagacaaaatatattagtaataTACCTTAActacaatctcatgtcaactgaaGGTTCCTGAAAAGAGGGTGTGAATGTATACATACTTCTTGAAGTTCTTAAAAGCAGCAGTGTCGTCCAACTCTCCTCTCATATCCAGTGGATATGGCTCCCCATTCACCAGTGTAAATGGATTCATCTCTAGAAAACTGAAGTCCAGATCTATGAAGTACAAGAAAAGCAATCAGAAGTGAATTTATTGCTAGCATGAATAATATTTGGTGTAACAAGTCAGCAACGAGGTCATATAAAAGCAAGTATTAGATTATTCTCAACCCTTTCAAGATCCtcgataaaaaaatagttagttTCTATTCTACTGTTTCATGtaccataaattttaataagaTTCAAGTGCATATGATTAGAATTTTGTTCACAGAGTCATGTAATTTCCTACTTTAAATGAATGTGGCAAGAGCACGCTCACCTTGAAACACAGAAAAGACACCGATGATGAAATCACCAATTTTTCCTCGAATCTGAGATAGAGTATTAAAGTTGTATCAGCAAAttccaa
Coding sequences within it:
- the LOC133670075 gene encoding ATP-citrate synthase alpha chain protein 2-like is translated as MARKKIREYDSKRLLKEHLKRLSGIDLLIRSAQVTEGTDFTELTNQEPWISSTKLVVKPDMLFGKRGKSGLVALNLDLAQVADFVKARLGVEVEMGGCKAPITTFIVEPFVPHDQEFYFSIVSERLGCTISFSECGGIEIEENWDKVKTIFLPTEKPMTLEACAPLIATLPLEIRGKIGDFIIGVFSVFQDLDFSFLEMNPFTLVNGEPYPLDMRGELDDTAAFKNFKKWGNIEFPLPFGRVLSSTESFIHSLDEKTSASLKFTVLNQKGRIWTMVAGGGASVIYADTVGDLGYASELGNYAEYSGAPNEEEVLQYARVVIDCATADPDGRKRALLIGGGIANFTDVAATFNGIIQALREKESKLKAARMHLYVRRGGPNYQIGLAKMRTLGEELGVPLEVYGPEATMTSICKQAIDCIMSTA